One Loxodonta africana isolate mLoxAfr1 chromosome 6, mLoxAfr1.hap2, whole genome shotgun sequence DNA window includes the following coding sequences:
- the NEU2 gene encoding sialidase-2 — MASCPVLQRESVFQTGDYVYRIPALLYLPQQKTLLAFAERRVSKVDEQAELIVLRRGGYNLTTHQVQWQDQEVVTQAQLVDHRSMNPCPLYDEKTETLFLFFIAILGQVSEQHQLQTRVNVTRLCQVTSTDHGRTWSPVRDLTNTAIGSAHREWATFALGPGHCLQLQNKTSSLVLPAYAYRNLCSLRVPSPFAFCFLSHDHGDMWERGHFVAQESVECQVAEVGVGEQSVVYLNARSFRRARVQAKSTNDGLDFKDPQPVKKLLEPPNGCHGSIISFPSPHAGSASSDTWLLYIHPADPNQRSNLGVYLNKRPLDPEAWSEPFLLATGSCAYSDLQSMGVGPDGSPQFGCLYESNNCDKIIFLLFTLKQAFPAEF; from the exons ATGGCTTCCTGTCCCGTGCTGCAGAGGGAAAGTGTGTTCCAGACAGGTGACTACGTCTACAGAATCCCGGCTCTGCTCTACCTGCCACAGCAGAAGACCCTGCTGGCCTTTGCAGAGAGGCGGGTGAGCAAGGTGGATGAGCAAGCCGAACTGATCGTCCTGCGCAGAGGGGGCTACAACTTGACCACCCACCAGGTCCAG TGGCAAGACCAGGAGGTGGTCACCCAAGCCCAGCTGGTGGATCACCGGTCCATGAACCCGTGCCCCTTGTACGATGAGAAGACTGAAacccttttcctcttcttcatcgCCATTTTGGGGCAGGTTTCTGAGCAACACCAGCTCCAAACAAGGGTCAATGTGACGCGGCTGTGCCAAGTCACCAGCACCGACCACGGGAGGACCTGGAGCCCAGTCAGAGACCTCACCAACACCGCCATCGGCTCGGCCCACAGGGAATGGGCCACCTTTGCGTTGGGCCCGGGCCACTGTCTGCAGCTGCAAAACAAGACCAGTAGTCTGGTGCTGCCTGCCTACGCTTACCGGAACCTTTGTTCCCTCCGGGTACCTTCCCCCTTCGCTTTCTGCTTCCTCAGTCATGACCATGGAGACATGTGGGAACGAGGGCACTTTGTGGCCCAGGAGTCCGTGGAGTGCCAAGTGGCTGAAGTTGGGGTTGGGGAGCAGAGTGTGGTGTACCTCAATGCCAGAAGCTTCCGGAGAGCCAGGGTCCAGGCCAAGAGCACCAACGATGGGCTCGACTTTAAGGACCCCCAACCAGTGAAGAAGCTCTTGGAGCCTCCCAATGGCTGCCATGGGAGCATCATCAGCTTCCCCAGCCCCCACGCAGGGTCAGCCTCCTCGGACACGTGGTTGCTCTACATCCATCCAGCTGACCCAAACCAGAGGTCCAACCTGGGCGTGTACCTCAACAAGAGGCCCCTGGACCCTGAGGCCTGGTCAGAGCCTTTTCTGCTGGCCACTGGCAGCTGTGCCTATTCCGACCTCCAGAGTATGGGAGTTGGGCCTGATGGGTCCCCCCAATTTGGGTGTCTGTATGAATCCAATAATTGTGACAAGATCATCTTCCTCTTATTCACCCTGAAGCAAGCCTTCCCAGCTGAGTTTTGA